The proteins below are encoded in one region of Sphingobium sp. CR2-8:
- a CDS encoding fumarylacetoacetate hydrolase family protein has protein sequence MRQRQVCREHFRRGNADALLIDAQALSTTLEAGGGDSISPDTLLAPLPRTWQWLDGSAFANHGVLMQKAFNHPPIETDLPLMYQGMSHCFLAPTQDVALPTEADFIDFEGEFGIVTDDVPMGCSAADAIRHIRLILLINDWSLRAVAPQEMKTGFGWIQAKPACSAAPIAITPDELGEAWRDGRVCMPLRVEVNGAWFGHPSGDAMEYGFHELIAHAARTRHLCAGTIIGSGTVSNPDYEKVGSTCISERRAIEMIQHGKPVTPFLHFGDHVRMTAGTGDSLFGELSQTVIAFKP, from the coding sequence ATGAGGCAACGGCAGGTTTGCCGGGAGCATTTCAGGCGAGGCAATGCGGACGCCCTGCTGATTGACGCGCAAGCCCTCTCCACCACCCTGGAGGCCGGCGGCGGCGATAGCATCAGCCCGGATACGCTGCTCGCCCCGCTGCCGCGCACGTGGCAGTGGCTCGACGGGTCCGCCTTTGCCAATCACGGCGTGTTGATGCAGAAAGCGTTCAACCACCCCCCGATCGAAACCGACCTACCCCTTATGTATCAGGGCATGAGCCATTGCTTCCTGGCCCCCACCCAAGATGTCGCCCTACCGACCGAAGCGGATTTCATCGATTTCGAAGGAGAGTTCGGCATCGTCACGGATGACGTCCCCATGGGATGTTCGGCCGCCGACGCCATAAGGCATATCCGCCTGATCCTGCTCATCAACGACTGGTCGCTGCGTGCAGTCGCGCCGCAAGAAATGAAGACGGGCTTCGGCTGGATTCAGGCCAAACCGGCATGCAGCGCCGCCCCGATCGCGATCACGCCCGACGAACTGGGCGAAGCTTGGCGCGATGGCCGCGTTTGCATGCCCCTGCGTGTTGAGGTCAATGGCGCATGGTTCGGCCATCCGTCGGGCGACGCCATGGAATATGGCTTTCACGAGTTGATCGCCCATGCCGCCCGCACCCGTCATCTGTGCGCCGGAACGATTATCGGGTCCGGCACGGTATCCAATCCGGATTACGAAAAGGTCGGATCGACCTGCATATCGGAACGGCGCGCGATCGAAATGATCCAACACGGCAAGCCGGTCACGCCATTCCTGCATTTTGGCGACCATGTTCGCATGACTGCGGGAACCGGCGACAGCCTGTTCGGCGAACTCAGCCAGACGGTCATCGCGTTCAAGCCATGA
- the cysD gene encoding sulfate adenylyltransferase subunit CysD: MPELLTKPSLTHLERLEAESIHIMREVVAEAEKPVMMYSVGKDSAVMLHLARKAFYPSPPPFPLLHVDTTWKFREMYKLRDRMAQESGMELLVYQNQDAKDRGINPFDHGALHTDMWKTEGLKQALDLYGFDVAFGGARRDEEKSRAKERIFSFRTASHGWDPKNQRPELWNLYNAKKSKGESIRVFPISNWTELDIWQYIHLNDVPIVPLYFADKRPTVERDGMLLMVDDDRFPLKPGEVPVERSIRFRTLGCYPLTGAVESMAKTLPEVIQETLLTTTSERQGRAIDKDSGGAGMEKKKQEGYF; the protein is encoded by the coding sequence ATGCCTGAGCTACTTACGAAACCCTCATTGACGCATCTGGAGCGTCTGGAGGCGGAAAGCATCCACATCATGCGCGAGGTTGTTGCGGAGGCTGAAAAGCCGGTGATGATGTATAGCGTGGGCAAGGACAGTGCTGTCATGCTGCATCTTGCGCGCAAAGCCTTCTACCCCTCGCCGCCGCCATTCCCGCTGCTGCATGTCGATACGACATGGAAGTTTCGCGAGATGTACAAGCTGCGCGACCGGATGGCGCAGGAGAGCGGCATGGAGTTGCTCGTCTACCAGAACCAGGACGCAAAGGACCGGGGAATCAATCCGTTCGACCATGGCGCGTTGCACACCGACATGTGGAAAACTGAAGGGCTGAAGCAGGCGCTCGACCTTTATGGCTTCGACGTGGCTTTCGGCGGCGCGCGGCGCGACGAGGAGAAAAGCCGGGCCAAGGAGCGCATCTTCTCCTTTCGCACCGCATCGCACGGCTGGGATCCCAAGAACCAGCGCCCGGAACTGTGGAACCTCTACAACGCCAAGAAAAGCAAAGGCGAGAGCATCCGGGTCTTTCCGATCAGCAACTGGACCGAGCTGGATATCTGGCAATATATCCATCTCAACGATGTGCCGATTGTGCCGCTCTACTTCGCGGACAAGCGCCCCACGGTCGAACGCGACGGCATGTTGCTGATGGTCGATGACGACCGCTTCCCCCTCAAGCCCGGCGAAGTACCTGTTGAACGCTCCATCCGCTTCCGCACGCTAGGCTGCTACCCGCTGACCGGCGCGGTCGAAAGCATGGCCAAGACACTGCCCGAGGTGATCCAGGAAACGCTGTTGACGACGACGTCGGAGCGACAGGGGCGCGCGATTGACAAGGACTCGGGCGGCGCGGGCATGGAGAAGAAAAAGCAGGAGGGGTATTTCTGA
- the cysN gene encoding sulfate adenylyltransferase subunit CysN → MSDTITNDPVYQTDALIAEDIDKYLEVHQHKTMLRFITCGSVDDGKSTLIGRLLYDSKMIFEDQLAALEADSRKVGTQGQEIDFALLVDGLAAEREQGITIDVAYRFFGTEKRKFIVADTPGHEQYTRNMVTGASTADLAVILVDARKGVLVQTRRHSYLAHLIGIKNIVLAINKMDLVDYDPAVYDAILKDYTAFAHSIGIDHFVPIPISGFKGDNITTRSENTPWYHGPSLMDHLETVEVNSATDADKPFRMPVQWVNRPNLDFRGFSGLIATGTVRPGDAVRVLPSGKTSTISRIVTLGGDLEVATAGQSVTLCFADEIDCSRGDVIALADNPPQVADQFEATIVWMADEDMLPGRSYWLKVGTQTVTATVQQPKYQVNVNTMEQLAAKTLDLNAIGVANLSTDRQIVFEPYAQNRTLGGFILVDKITNATVAAGMLHFSLRRAQNVHWQATDVSRDFHAGLKNQKPAVLWFTGLSGAGKSTIANLVEKRLARMNRHTFLLDGDNVRHGLNKDLGFTDADRVENIRRVGEVAKLMTDAGLIVITAFISPFRSEREMVRSMMQPGEFIEVHIDTALADAEARDVKGLYKKARSGQLKNFTGIDSPYEAPEDPEIRIDTADMTADEAADVIVARLIP, encoded by the coding sequence ATGTCCGATACGATCACCAACGATCCGGTCTACCAGACCGACGCTCTCATCGCGGAGGACATCGACAAATATCTGGAAGTTCATCAGCACAAGACCATGCTGCGCTTCATCACCTGCGGGTCGGTGGATGACGGCAAGTCGACACTGATTGGTCGCCTGCTCTACGACAGCAAGATGATCTTCGAAGATCAACTCGCCGCGCTGGAGGCGGATTCCAGGAAAGTCGGCACGCAGGGGCAGGAAATCGACTTCGCGCTGCTGGTCGACGGCCTTGCCGCCGAGCGCGAGCAGGGCATCACCATCGACGTCGCCTACCGCTTCTTTGGCACCGAAAAGCGCAAGTTCATCGTCGCCGATACGCCAGGCCACGAACAATATACGCGCAACATGGTCACAGGCGCGTCGACCGCCGATCTTGCGGTCATTCTGGTCGATGCGCGCAAGGGCGTGCTGGTGCAGACGCGTCGCCACTCCTATCTGGCGCATCTGATCGGTATCAAGAATATCGTGCTCGCCATCAACAAGATGGATCTCGTCGATTATGACCCGGCTGTCTATGACGCCATTTTGAAAGACTATACCGCATTCGCCCATTCGATCGGCATCGACCATTTCGTGCCGATCCCGATTTCGGGCTTCAAAGGCGACAATATCACGACCCGGAGCGAAAACACGCCTTGGTATCATGGGCCGTCGCTGATGGACCATCTCGAAACGGTCGAGGTCAACAGCGCCACCGACGCGGACAAGCCCTTCCGCATGCCGGTACAGTGGGTTAACCGCCCCAACCTCGATTTCCGGGGCTTTTCCGGCCTGATTGCAACCGGCACGGTACGACCCGGCGACGCCGTGCGCGTTCTGCCATCGGGCAAGACCAGCACGATCAGCCGCATCGTCACGCTTGGGGGCGACCTCGAAGTCGCGACCGCAGGCCAGTCGGTAACCCTGTGTTTTGCCGACGAGATCGACTGTTCGCGCGGCGACGTCATCGCGCTGGCCGACAACCCGCCCCAGGTCGCCGACCAGTTCGAAGCGACCATTGTATGGATGGCGGATGAAGACATGCTGCCCGGCCGTTCCTATTGGCTCAAGGTCGGCACCCAGACAGTCACCGCGACGGTCCAGCAGCCCAAATATCAGGTCAACGTCAATACGATGGAGCAACTGGCGGCCAAGACGCTGGATCTGAACGCCATCGGCGTCGCCAACCTGTCGACCGACCGCCAGATCGTGTTCGAGCCGTATGCGCAGAACAGGACGCTCGGCGGTTTCATCCTGGTAGACAAGATCACCAACGCCACCGTGGCGGCAGGAATGCTGCACTTCAGCCTGCGCCGCGCACAGAATGTCCATTGGCAGGCCACCGACGTCAGCCGCGATTTCCATGCGGGCCTCAAGAACCAGAAGCCCGCCGTCCTTTGGTTCACCGGGCTTTCCGGTGCAGGCAAATCGACCATCGCTAACCTTGTCGAAAAGAGGCTGGCGCGGATGAACCGTCATACCTTCCTGCTCGACGGAGACAATGTGCGCCATGGTCTCAACAAGGATCTGGGCTTCACCGACGCCGACCGGGTGGAAAATATCCGTCGTGTGGGAGAAGTCGCCAAGCTCATGACCGATGCCGGCTTGATCGTCATAACCGCCTTCATTTCGCCGTTCCGGTCGGAACGCGAAATGGTGCGATCAATGATGCAGCCCGGCGAGTTCATCGAGGTGCATATCGACACCGCGCTGGCCGATGCCGAAGCGCGCGACGTGAAGGGCCTTTATAAAAAGGCGCGATCGGGTCAGCTCAAGAATTTCACCGGGATAGACAGTCCCTATGAAGCGCCGGAAGACCCGGAAATCCGCATCGACACGGCGGACATGACGGCCGACGAGGCAGCCGACGTGATCGTCGCGAGGCTCATCCCATGA
- a CDS encoding helix-turn-helix transcriptional regulator produces MSISVTYQRELALPLIEGIHESPPWGGLMRELVARTYARRAYLVINLANAAADQAPSIVQVAAPRATADPPLDYQKIVDLELHPQGRMRPLRVYSLDEMLDYGRPERLASQKVALQNMGIHYARFLRVTAGGAADAQMLLVREREDFSAAAVATLSSIAPHLTVALKTLAALIEQRLQVALAQSALQRLGIGQMAFDATGRVMAADTHANSLMAFAPEPPPVPGRRLQLIPAVSHALENACEAIASGRLTSVPLPLDTHGGLWILLRKADLLLEQPCAVPTAVGALRTYKRENAAKAHHAIAMIHNLSRNEASLAHQLSLGETIVDAGRNLRLTPETSRSYSKRIYAKTGASNQADLVRLILTGLAPLS; encoded by the coding sequence ATGTCGATTTCCGTGACCTACCAGCGCGAACTGGCCCTGCCGCTTATCGAAGGCATTCATGAAAGCCCGCCATGGGGCGGGCTGATGCGCGAACTTGTCGCCAGAACATATGCGCGGCGCGCCTATCTCGTCATCAATCTCGCCAATGCTGCGGCAGATCAGGCGCCGTCGATCGTGCAGGTGGCAGCACCGCGCGCCACGGCTGATCCGCCGCTAGATTATCAGAAAATCGTTGACCTCGAGCTTCATCCCCAAGGCAGGATGCGACCGCTGCGTGTCTATTCACTGGACGAGATGCTCGACTATGGTCGCCCGGAGCGACTCGCTAGTCAGAAAGTCGCACTTCAGAACATGGGGATACATTATGCTCGCTTCCTGCGCGTGACCGCAGGCGGGGCCGCAGATGCCCAGATGCTGCTCGTGCGCGAACGGGAAGATTTCTCCGCAGCCGCCGTGGCGACATTGTCGTCCATCGCGCCGCATCTTACGGTGGCATTAAAGACGCTTGCAGCACTGATAGAACAAAGATTGCAGGTAGCGCTTGCGCAATCTGCGCTTCAGCGGCTTGGCATCGGTCAGATGGCCTTCGATGCGACAGGGCGTGTCATGGCTGCCGATACTCATGCGAATAGCCTCATGGCATTTGCTCCGGAACCACCGCCTGTCCCCGGTCGCCGGTTGCAACTCATACCGGCCGTGTCGCACGCATTGGAGAACGCCTGTGAGGCCATTGCATCGGGCCGACTTACCAGCGTGCCGCTGCCGCTGGACACGCATGGCGGATTGTGGATTCTGCTTCGCAAGGCCGACTTGCTGCTTGAACAACCCTGCGCAGTACCGACGGCTGTCGGCGCCCTGCGGACCTATAAGCGCGAGAACGCCGCAAAAGCGCACCATGCCATAGCGATGATCCATAATCTGTCCCGGAATGAAGCATCGCTCGCGCATCAACTTTCGCTGGGCGAGACAATTGTCGATGCCGGTCGGAATTTGCGCCTGACGCCAGAGACATCACGCAGCTACTCCAAGCGCATCTATGCAAAGACAGGCGCATCCAATCAGGCAGATCTGGTCCGGTTGATCCTTACAGGGCTTGCGCCGCTGTCCTAG
- a CDS encoding 3'(2'),5'-bisphosphate nucleotidase CysQ, with protein sequence MTDGELAAHLAEVAGRILLEVRASGVFGAKALGKAGDQTANQFLVHALREARPDDGLLSEEEKDNPDRLAQSRVWIIDPVDGTREYGEARADWAVHVGLAIDGEPRIGAVALPDLDGGIVLRTDQLAPLPPAPERLRMVVSRTRPAKEAVAVAQALDAELIPMGSAGAKAMAIVLGYADIYLHSGGQYEWDSCAPVAVALAHGLYCARLDGSPLLYNQADVFLPDLLICRQEHADKVLGKKFMY encoded by the coding sequence ATGACCGATGGCGAACTTGCGGCCCATCTTGCGGAGGTCGCAGGTCGCATCCTGCTCGAAGTGCGCGCCTCGGGTGTGTTCGGGGCAAAGGCGCTGGGCAAGGCGGGTGACCAGACCGCCAACCAGTTCCTTGTCCATGCCTTACGTGAGGCGCGCCCAGATGACGGGCTATTGTCCGAGGAGGAAAAGGATAATCCCGACAGGCTTGCCCAATCGCGGGTCTGGATCATAGATCCGGTCGATGGCACGCGTGAATATGGCGAAGCGCGCGCCGACTGGGCGGTTCATGTCGGCCTTGCCATTGACGGCGAGCCTCGGATCGGTGCGGTTGCGCTGCCGGACCTTGACGGCGGAATCGTGTTGCGCACGGATCAACTCGCGCCGTTGCCGCCAGCGCCCGAACGGCTGCGCATGGTCGTCTCTCGCACCCGCCCCGCCAAGGAAGCAGTCGCGGTTGCGCAGGCGCTGGACGCAGAACTCATTCCCATGGGTTCTGCCGGCGCCAAAGCGATGGCGATCGTCCTTGGCTATGCCGACATTTACCTTCATTCTGGGGGCCAATATGAATGGGACAGTTGCGCCCCGGTGGCGGTGGCACTGGCCCACGGCCTCTATTGCGCGCGCCTCGATGGATCGCCGCTGCTGTACAATCAGGCGGATGTCTTTCTGCCCGACCTCCTGATCTGCCGCCAGGAGCATGCTGACAAGGTGCTCGGTAAAAAATTTATGTATTAA